The DNA segment CCATGCCGGAGAACGTGCTGCTGCCACCGGTGTACGACCGGGCGGGGCTGTCGGTCGCCGACGGCGAGATCGTCGCGGCGATGACGGCGTACGGGCCGGGCGACAACCACGCCAGCGGCCCCTCGGTGCCCCTCACCGTGCGCTGGCGCCTCGACGGCGACGAGTTCGTGCGCACCGGGAGCTGATGGGGCTCAGTGCGGACCCGGCGCCCCGTCGGGGTCGGGCCGCGAGGGGTCGGCGTGCCGCTGCTCGTCGTGGGTGAGGTAGTCGCTGACCACCGCCTCGGCGGCCGAGGAGGGGGCGGAGGAGCCGGTGACCGCCGCGAGGAAGTCGGGCCCGCTGAGGGTGGCGAGCGCGGTGTCCTCGACGGCGCGCACGGTGGCCGTCCGGGGGACCGACCGGAGCAGGGCGATCTCCCCGAAGGCCTCGCCGGGGCCCATCCGGCGGATCTCCCGGGCGTCGTCGAGGACGGCGACGCGACCGGACTCGATGACGTAGAACGCGTCACCGGGGTCGCCCTTGGCGAACACGTCGGTCAGCGCCGGCACGTCCCGCCTGCCCAGTCGCTGCGCCAGGCTCTCGATGGCCGGGACGGGCAGCAGGCGGAACATGCCGACCCGGCGCAGCAGCACGATCCGGTCCTTGCGCACCCCGATGTCGGCGTCGATCGCCCGGAGCCCCGCCCACCGCGCCAGCACCGCCACCGGCAGGATGCCGCCGGTGACGACCAGCGTCCAGGTGGCGCCCAGCGTGGAGAGGACGAACGGGACCGCCAGCGAGCCCAGCGCCACCGTCAGGGAGAACACCGCCTCGGTCAGGGCCAGCACGCGGGCCAGGGTCCGGTCGGGGACGAGCCGCTGCAGCAGGGTGAAACCGGTGACGTCGACCAGTGCGTTGGCCGCGCCGATGACCACGAACGCGCCGACCGCCACGGGGCTGCCGGTGAGCAGCCCGACCAGGACGACCGGGGCGCCCCACAGCGCGACCCCGGCACCGAACAGCGTGCCCAGCCGAGCGCTCCCGGCGGCGCCGATCGACGCCATCGCCGCCGCGAACCCGCCGACCCCGAACGCCGCCCACAGGATGCCGACGCCGGGGCGCCCCAGGTCGGTGACCTCCACGGCCACCACCACCGCCAGCACGGTGAGCGCGCCGCGGACCAGGCACTGGGCGCCGCCCAGCACGATCACCTCCAGCGCCCGGGGCCGCCGGCGGAGCTCGCGCACGCCCTCGACCACGTCGGCGACCACGCCGAGCCGGCCGGTCGGCCCGTCGCCCGCGGCCGGGCGGGGCGACTCGTACCGCAGCCCGGCGGCCAGCACGCCGGCGGCACCGGCGAGCAGCGCCACCGCGGCGAACGCGACGGCGGGGTCGTAGGCGGCGAGCAGGACGGCCGCGGCGAGCGGGCCGACCAGCGCGGCCGCCCCGTCGAGGATCGCCCGGACGGCGTTCACCCCGGTGAGCTCGTCGGGGGTGGTGCACAGCGTCGGGAAGAGGGCGGCGAGGACCGGCCGGTAGGCGGCATGGCAGACCGTCGAGAGGGTCAGCAGCGTGTACACCGCGGCGGGCTGGTCGGCGGCGACCGCCGCCCCCGCCGCGGTGACCGCGCGGAGCGCGCACGCGACCACGAGCAGGAGCCGGCGCGAGACCCGGTCGGCCAGCGCGCCGAGCCAGGGCAGCGCGACCGTCGCCGGCAGCACCCGGAGGAACCCGACGAGGCCCACGCCGGCCGCGCCGTCCTGGTCGAAGGCGTAGACCGTGACCGCGGAGAGGAACAGGAACTCGCCGGTCCAGGCCGACAGCGACGACAGCTGGGCGAGCCGGAGGTTGCGGTTGCCGGTGACCGACGCCCACGCCTCGCGGTAGGAGCCGCCCACGGCGCGCACGCTAACAGCGGGAACGCGTGGCCGAGGTCCCGTCGGGCACGGCTCAGCCGGTCTGGGCGAGCGGCCGGGCGCGCCGGTGGGGGAGGACGTGCGGGAGGCCCCGGCCGACCATGTCGAAGGTGGCGCCGAGCCGCACGAGCATCGACGGTGCCGGGGCGGGCGCGAGCGGTGCGGCCATGTCCTCGACGTCGACGTAGAAGGTCTGCACGTGGCCGATGTCGTCGAGGTCCTGCCCGATCTCGTGCACCACCAGCTCGGTGGAGGCGCTGCCACCGTTGCGGAAGAGGTCGTCGGAGACGAGCAGGTACTCCGGCACCGTGACCGCGTTCTTGAGCAGCCGGTGGACGTAGATGACGTCCACGCCGACCAGCTTCTTGCGGCGCCGGATGGTCTGGGTGGCGACGTCCCCGACGTGGGCGACGAACTTCAGCTTCAGCGCGCTGGTCTGCGTGCAGCTCTGGCAGGGGCACAGGTTGAGCTCGACGAGCCGGCGCTGCGTGTGGAACGCCCGGTGCATGGCGACGGCGGCACCGGTGACGGCGGAGAGCGTCGCCGCGCCGTCCATCCCGGAGGCGTCGCGGGAGAGGAAGGCAGCGTCCCCCTCGATCTCAATCAGGTCGAAGCCGCGCGCGGCACCGACGATCTTGTCGAGCAGGCGCCGGGTGGCCGCCTCCGCGTGCCCGAGCATGCTGCGGTGGTACTGCATGTACTCGGTGTAGCCGCCGATGTCGGCGATCAGCAGCAGCGCCCGCTGGGTGGCCATGGCCGGACAGTAACGCGCTGTGCAGGGCCGTGGCGTCGTCGTCGACGGCGTCGGACCAACTCACCGGACTCCGGCGGCTCCGGGGAGCCGAGCCGACCCGCCGGCGTCCGGAGGCCGGGCAGGCGTTACGGTATTGGTAATCGTTCCCGTTCCAGAGAAGAGAGTGCCTGCATGCGCATCGCCCGGACCGGCGCAGCCGCCCTCGCTGCCTCGTCGCTGCTGCTGCTCGCCGCCTGCGGATCGGACGCGGACGCCGCAGCGGAGGACGGCGTCTCCGTCGTCACCTCGACCAACGTCTACGGGTCGATCGTCTCCGCGATCGGTGGGGACGACGTGCAGGTGACCTCGATCATCAGCGACCCGTCGGCCGACCCGCACTCCTACGAGGCCAGCGCGCGCACCCAGCTGGCGGTCTCCGAGGCCGACCTGGTCGTGGAGAACGGCGGCGGCTACGACGACTTCGTCGACACGCTGGTCTCCTCCGGCGACTCCGACGCCCCGGTCGTGGACTCCGTCGAGCTGTCCGGGCGCGAGGCCGAGGCCGAGGCGGCGGGCGAAGAGCTCAACGAGCACGTCTGGTACGACCTGGAGACGGTCGGGAAGGTCTCCGCCGAGATCGTGTCGCAGCTCAGCGACATCGACCCGGGCAACGCCGCCACCTACGAGGCCAACGGCGCGGACTTCGCCGAGCAGCTGCAGGGTCTGGTCACCCGGGAGCAGGAGGCCCTGCCGTCCACCCGGGGCGCGGGCGTGGCGATCACCGAGCCGGTGCCCGGCTACCTGCTCGACGCGCTCGGCGCGGAGAACCGGACCCCGGAGGAGTTCTCCGAGGCCATCGAGGAGGGCGGCGACGTCGCCCCGGCGGTGCTGCGGGAGACCCTCGACCTCTTCGGCTCCGGTCAGGTGCGGGCGCTGGTCTACAACGGGCAGACCACCGGCGCGGAGACCGAGCAGGTCCTGGCCGCGGCGGAGGCCGCCGGCGTGGCCGTCGTGCCGGTCACCGAGACGCTGCCCGACGGTGCGGACTACGTCTCCTGGATGCAGGGGAACATCGACGACGTCGCCGCGGCGCTGTCCGCCTGATCCGGTGCGGCGACAACGGTTCTCACATGGCCCTATCCTGATGTGGTGACCGCCGCAGCGACCCCGGAGCAGCGTCCGTCCGCACGGGTCGCCCCGGGGACGGTGCAGGCGGCGAGCTCCCTGCTGGCCGCCCTGGCGGCGCCGATGCGGCTGTCGATCGTGGCGCTGCTGGTCGAGCACGGCAGCCGGTGCGTCCACCAGCTGGTCGACGCCCTGGAGGCGCCCCAGCCGCTGGTCTCCCAGCACCTCCGCGTGCTGCGGGGCGCGGGGCTGGTGGTGGGGGAGCGGCGGCACCGCGAGGTGCACTACGCGCTGGTCGACCCGCACGTCGGGCACATCGTCCGCGATGCGCTCGACCACGCGGCGCACTCGGTGCAGGGAGCAGGTCCGGTGTCCGTCGACCAGGACGACGCAGGCTGCCCAGTGGACGAGGGGACGACCACGAGATGATCCGCAACACCCGCCAGCGCGCTGCCGTCAACGCCGTGTTCGACGGCCTCGACGGCTTCCACAGCGCCCAGGAGGTGCACGCGAAGCTCCGGGCGTCGGGGGACACGATCGGGCTGTCGACGGTGTACCGGGCCGTGCAGGCGCTGGTCGACGACGGCGAGCTCGACTCCATCCGCACCGACAACGGCGAGGCGATCTACCGCCGGTGCAGCACGACCCACCACCACCACCTGGTGTGCCGCGGCTGCGGTCGCACCGAGGAGGTCGAGGGTCCGACGGTCGAGCGGTGGGCCGACCGGGTGGCCGGCGAGCACGGCTTCGTCGACGTCCGGCACACCCTGGAGATCTTCGGCACCTGCGCCGAGTGCCACCGGTCGGGTCAGGCAGCCGAGGTCACCTCGGCCGACGGGCGGCGCTGAGCCCCACCCGCTGACCTCGGTCGCCGGGAGCGCCCCGTCCTCCCGCGTGCGCCCCCGGCCCACTACATTGCGGCGGTCTCCTCGGGCGTCGCGGATCGCCCTCCGCACCGTCCGCGCCGGAGCGGACGGTGGTGGGCGCAGATGGGCGCGGACCTCAGCGGGAGCGGCCTCGTCGGCCGGGACGCGGAGATCGACGCGCTCGACCAGCTGCTGCACGGCGTCCGGCGTCGCGGTGCCGCCGTCCTGGTCCGTGGTGAGGCCGGGATCGGCAAGTCCGCCCTCCTCCGGCACGTGTCCGACGCGGCGGCCGGGCTGGGACTGCGGGTGCTGCGGACGACCGGCGCCGAGTCGTCACGTCTCGACGTCCATGCGGCCCACGAGGTCCCCGTCGAACGCGTAGACGTGGCGGACGTCGGTCCTGTCGAGGAGGGCGCCGCTCGGATCCCGGACCACCTGGTGCACCGTCACCTCGAGGCTCCCGTCCTCGCGCTCGGAGAAGGCGGTCGGTCGGACGGTGGGCCGGATCTCGGCCCACTGGCGCTCCCAGTTCCGGCGGACGGCCTCGTGGCCGACGACCCGGCCGCCCTGCCACCCGTTGGGCCAGTCGACGTCCGGCGACATCGCCGCGACCACCGTGTCGATGTCGCGTGCGTTGAACGCCGCGTAGAGCGAGCGCAGCAGCTCCTGGCGGTCTGCGGTCATGGCGGCGTGCCTCCCGGGACGACGTCGTGGGCGGACAGTGTGCCGTCCAGGGACGTCGGTCAGCGGGCTGCGGGCCACCGTGACCGCCGGTCCCGGCCGTCACAAGCGCGACCGGACGGGTGCCCGGTCGTCCTCCCGCCCGGTGAACGAGCGGCTCGCCGGGTCAGGACCGGCCAGCGCCCGCGGGCTCCTGATCTGCCTTCTCCTGCGCGTACCGGTCGGTCGCGGCCTGGATGGCGGCGCCGTTCTTGGCGTCGAGCTCGCTGTGCTTGCTGCGCGCCCACGCCTCGGACGCGAGCAGCCGCTTCTGCGAGGGCTGGAAGGCCGGCACGACGTGGCGGGCGAACAGCTCGAAGCTGCGCTGGGTGGCCTGCCAGTTGGCCCAGTCGTGCTGGAGCAGGATGAAGCAGCCGAACCCGCCGTTGGACTGGTCGACCAGCCGCTGGAGCTGGCGGATCGCGTCGTCGGGGGTGCCGACCACGCCCCATCCGGTCTGGTCGATCCAGGCGAGGCGTTCCTCGAAGGTGTCGCCAGGGATGCGGACCGGCGGCAGGGCGAGGGTCTTCTGGGTGTACTCGACGAAGGCGTCGAACCCGTACCGGATGTCCTCGACGGCCTGCTCCCGGGTCTCGGCGATGTGCATCGGGCCCATCAGCCGCCAGCGGGACCTGTCGGCGGGACGTCCGGACGCGGCTCCCTCCGCCTCCCACACGTCCCAGTGCAGGGCCAGCGCGTCGAAGCCCATCTCCGTGGTCGCACCCACCGACAGCATCCCGAGCCCGTACTTCCCGGCCAGCCGCGGCCCGGTGGGTGAGGCGGTGGCGGCGACGGCGACCTCGAAGCAGGGGTCCTGGTAGGGGGCCAGCTGGCAGCGGGCCTCGACCAGCTCGTACCGGTCGGTCGTCACCGACACCGGGTCGTCGCTGGTGAGCAGGCGCAGGAGCACGTCGAGGTCCTCCGCCAGCGCCGGTCGCAGCTGGTCGGGCTCGAGCCCGATCATCGCGGCGTCGGTGGGCAGCGACCCCGGGCCGACGCCGAGCATGAGGCGGCCGCGGATGAGGTGGTCGACGAGGATCGCGCGATCGGCGATCCAGAGGGGGTTGTGGTACGGGATGGACACCACACCCGTGCCCAGCTTGATGTGCTGGGTGAGCGCTCCGACGTGGGCGATGAAGGTCAGCGGATCGGCGATGATCTCGGTCGCGGCCGAGTGGTGCTCACCGACCCAGACCTCGTCGTAGCCGAGCCGGTCGAGCAGCTGGATGGTCTCCACGTCGCGCTGCAGCGAGGTCGTGGGGTTCTGGGTGGGCGGGCTGTTGAACGGGGGCATGAACAGCCCGAAGCGCATCTTGGCCACGCGAGACTCCTCCTGGCGCATCGGTGAGCCGGACCGCCGCAGCCGGCGCGGTGGTCCGGCGTCCTGGTGTCGGTGCAGAGTATGACCTGGATCACAGTGGGGTGCCGACTGCGCGGCGACTGCCTGCCGCGGCAGCGCTGGACCCGGGGGACGGCGGCACGGAGAGGTCACCCCGGGGAGATGAGGAGGCGGCCGGTTCGCCGCGGGTGAATGGGTGTCCACGGCCTCGGCGCGGGCCGCCGGCCGAGTCACTGCGCGGGTGCCGAGCCCCGCGCGCGGAAGGGGTCGGGATGCTCAGGCGGATGAGGGACATGCCCGCGGGCACGGTCGGGTTCGAGGCGATCGGGAAGGTCGAGGACGACGACTTCGAGCACGCCGTCGAACCTGTGCTGCGCGGCGAGATCGCCGCGGGCCGCAAGATCCGGCTGCTGTACCTGCTCGGCGCCGAGATGGGGGAGTACGAGGGGGACACGCTGACCGAGGAGATGCAGTTCGCCGTCCGCCATCCCTCCGCCTACGAGCGGGTCGCGGTGGTCAGCGACGAGGACTGGCTCCGTCCCGCGCTGCGCGTGCTGTCCGTGCTCGTGCCCGGGCAGCTCCGGGGTTACCCGGTCGCCCAGTTGCCCCGCGCCAAGGAGTGGCTGGCCGCAGCCGACGGCGGCTAGGCGTAGCCGGCGGAGCTGGACCCGGCCCGTCCTCCCGTCCTCGGTCGCCGAGCGGGCGACGCCGGCCGGTCAGCCGAGCGTCGTCCCCTCGCGCGGGGCGGCCGGGGTGATGTCCGGCAGGCGGCTCATCCGGAAGGAGTTGAGCACCCCGATCAGGCCGGCGAGGACGGGCACGAGCAACGCGACCCGGAGTGAGACGTCCCGCGCCTCGCTGTTGATGCGGAGGACCTCCGCTCGGACGTCGTCCGGTTGGCCGTCGAGCGCCGCGTCCAGCCGGGTGTCGCTCATCACCTGGGCGTCGGTCTCCAGGACCTCGGCGATCTGCTCCTGCTGGCCGGGGGAGAGCACGGTGCTCGCCTCGGTCCTCGAGGTGAAGCCCAGGGAGAGCGCGGCCAGCATGATGCCGCCCGCGACCGCCAGCCCGAACGACAACCCGAACGACCCGGCGGCCGAGTTGACCCCGGCGGCCTCGCTGACCCGCTCCTCCTGGATGGGTGCCAGCGTGTAGTTGTTCAGCTGGGACACCAGCAGGCCCAGCCCGGACCCCGCCAGCACCAGCGGGCCGATGAGCCACCAGCCGAAGTCCGCCCGGGGGACGATCGG comes from the Modestobacter italicus genome and includes:
- a CDS encoding LLM class flavin-dependent oxidoreductase; this translates as MRFGLFMPPFNSPPTQNPTTSLQRDVETIQLLDRLGYDEVWVGEHHSAATEIIADPLTFIAHVGALTQHIKLGTGVVSIPYHNPLWIADRAILVDHLIRGRLMLGVGPGSLPTDAAMIGLEPDQLRPALAEDLDVLLRLLTSDDPVSVTTDRYELVEARCQLAPYQDPCFEVAVAATASPTGPRLAGKYGLGMLSVGATTEMGFDALALHWDVWEAEGAASGRPADRSRWRLMGPMHIAETREQAVEDIRYGFDAFVEYTQKTLALPPVRIPGDTFEERLAWIDQTGWGVVGTPDDAIRQLQRLVDQSNGGFGCFILLQHDWANWQATQRSFELFARHVVPAFQPSQKRLLASEAWARSKHSELDAKNGAAIQAATDRYAQEKADQEPAGAGRS
- a CDS encoding Fur family transcriptional regulator, with translation MIRNTRQRAAVNAVFDGLDGFHSAQEVHAKLRASGDTIGLSTVYRAVQALVDDGELDSIRTDNGEAIYRRCSTTHHHHLVCRGCGRTEEVEGPTVERWADRVAGEHGFVDVRHTLEIFGTCAECHRSGQAAEVTSADGRR
- a CDS encoding metal ABC transporter solute-binding protein, Zn/Mn family encodes the protein MRIARTGAAALAASSLLLLAACGSDADAAAEDGVSVVTSTNVYGSIVSAIGGDDVQVTSIISDPSADPHSYEASARTQLAVSEADLVVENGGGYDDFVDTLVSSGDSDAPVVDSVELSGREAEAEAAGEELNEHVWYDLETVGKVSAEIVSQLSDIDPGNAATYEANGADFAEQLQGLVTREQEALPSTRGAGVAITEPVPGYLLDALGAENRTPEEFSEAIEEGGDVAPAVLRETLDLFGSGQVRALVYNGQTTGAETEQVLAAAEAAGVAVVPVTETLPDGADYVSWMQGNIDDVAAALSA
- a CDS encoding nuclear transport factor 2 family protein yields the protein MTADRQELLRSLYAAFNARDIDTVVAAMSPDVDWPNGWQGGRVVGHEAVRRNWERQWAEIRPTVRPTAFSEREDGSLEVTVHQVVRDPSGALLDRTDVRHVYAFDGDLVGRMDVET
- a CDS encoding ArsR/SmtB family transcription factor, encoding MTAAATPEQRPSARVAPGTVQAASSLLAALAAPMRLSIVALLVEHGSRCVHQLVDALEAPQPLVSQHLRVLRGAGLVVGERRHREVHYALVDPHVGHIVRDALDHAAHSVQGAGPVSVDQDDAGCPVDEGTTTR
- a CDS encoding STAS/SEC14 domain-containing protein; the encoded protein is MRDMPAGTVGFEAIGKVEDDDFEHAVEPVLRGEIAAGRKIRLLYLLGAEMGEYEGDTLTEEMQFAVRHPSAYERVAVVSDEDWLRPALRVLSVLVPGQLRGYPVAQLPRAKEWLAAADGG
- a CDS encoding DUF2652 domain-containing protein yields the protein MATQRALLLIADIGGYTEYMQYHRSMLGHAEAATRRLLDKIVGAARGFDLIEIEGDAAFLSRDASGMDGAATLSAVTGAAVAMHRAFHTQRRLVELNLCPCQSCTQTSALKLKFVAHVGDVATQTIRRRKKLVGVDVIYVHRLLKNAVTVPEYLLVSDDLFRNGGSASTELVVHEIGQDLDDIGHVQTFYVDVEDMAAPLAPAPAPSMLVRLGATFDMVGRGLPHVLPHRRARPLAQTG
- a CDS encoding MFS transporter, producing the protein MGGSYREAWASVTGNRNLRLAQLSSLSAWTGEFLFLSAVTVYAFDQDGAAGVGLVGFLRVLPATVALPWLGALADRVSRRLLLVVACALRAVTAAGAAVAADQPAAVYTLLTLSTVCHAAYRPVLAALFPTLCTTPDELTGVNAVRAILDGAAALVGPLAAAVLLAAYDPAVAFAAVALLAGAAGVLAAGLRYESPRPAAGDGPTGRLGVVADVVEGVRELRRRPRALEVIVLGGAQCLVRGALTVLAVVVAVEVTDLGRPGVGILWAAFGVGGFAAAMASIGAAGSARLGTLFGAGVALWGAPVVLVGLLTGSPVAVGAFVVIGAANALVDVTGFTLLQRLVPDRTLARVLALTEAVFSLTVALGSLAVPFVLSTLGATWTLVVTGGILPVAVLARWAGLRAIDADIGVRKDRIVLLRRVGMFRLLPVPAIESLAQRLGRRDVPALTDVFAKGDPGDAFYVIESGRVAVLDDAREIRRMGPGEAFGEIALLRSVPRTATVRAVEDTALATLSGPDFLAAVTGSSAPSSAAEAVVSDYLTHDEQRHADPSRPDPDGAPGPH